A DNA window from Paenibacillus segetis contains the following coding sequences:
- a CDS encoding CPBP family glutamic-type intramembrane protease — protein sequence MRMEQVSSLIKIVIGLVILQNSKIPFAILMKVVTGLIFGIVLGVVRYKTKNCYSTTILHSVMNIFGR from the coding sequence ATGAGAATGGAACAAGTAAGTTCTTTAATTAAAATAGTTATAGGATTGGTCATTTTGCAGAATAGTAAAATACCGTTTGCTATTCTGATGAAAGTTGTAACAGGGTTAATCTTTGGTATTGTCTTAGGTGTTGTACGATATAAAACAAAAAATTGTTATTCCACAACTATTCTTCATAGTGTAATGAACATATTTGGAAGATAA
- a CDS encoding ABC transporter substrate-binding protein produces MKKALLIMVTIILMISVSACSRADNGNTAQTPNEDMTIKVPDANKTDGEKTEGTKSNNEKKTIVFSTYFPDDFYKNAKKKYEAKHPNITIELTYLESDDGPELQAATEKFEKMTNTAMLSGKGPDLIQMDQLPMDKYVKNKLLANISEIIENDPTFKKEQYFNNILDNVKTNGGIYGMPLKFIVYGLMGDETLIEKNGVKFDDKTWNWSQYTDVIRELMKFGEKNSKYGVFSSPDALLNEMVKDQYWAFVDEVNGKVNFDSEPFTTLLQQVKSLSDERMITQEQVHPLFRTVSIISPTDYIITLKESEFYPKGYVFKSKLYDKPNANGQQAGGYFRTYQTIGINEKSSVKEEAWDFLKFMLSDEVQAPGTSFPLNKSLYEKQRQQLLEEGKVTASQEMGAMSGKVFEVTAKDIQELDQFISEATHPVAFRPSKVEEIISEESKAYFSGQKSAEVVAKLIQNRVTTFLNE; encoded by the coding sequence ATGAAAAAAGCATTGTTAATCATGGTAACAATTATACTCATGATCTCTGTCTCTGCTTGTAGCCGTGCTGACAATGGGAATACAGCGCAAACACCAAACGAGGATATGACAATAAAAGTGCCCGATGCAAATAAGACAGACGGAGAAAAGACTGAAGGAACGAAATCCAATAATGAGAAGAAAACCATTGTGTTCTCCACGTATTTTCCTGATGATTTCTATAAAAATGCTAAGAAGAAATATGAAGCCAAACATCCTAATATCACGATCGAGCTTACATATTTAGAGAGTGATGATGGTCCAGAATTGCAAGCAGCTACTGAGAAATTCGAAAAAATGACGAACACGGCCATGTTATCAGGTAAAGGTCCTGATCTGATTCAAATGGATCAATTGCCAATGGATAAATATGTGAAAAATAAATTATTAGCCAATATAAGTGAAATCATAGAGAATGATCCAACCTTTAAGAAAGAGCAATATTTCAACAATATTTTGGACAATGTTAAGACAAACGGCGGAATTTATGGGATGCCCTTGAAATTCATTGTGTATGGTCTGATGGGTGACGAGACATTGATTGAGAAAAACGGGGTGAAGTTTGACGACAAGACTTGGAATTGGAGTCAATATACCGATGTAATCAGAGAACTAATGAAATTTGGAGAGAAAAATAGCAAATATGGAGTATTTAGTTCTCCGGATGCTCTATTAAATGAAATGGTCAAAGATCAATACTGGGCGTTTGTAGATGAGGTCAATGGAAAGGTGAATTTCGATTCGGAACCCTTTACTACTTTACTCCAGCAAGTAAAGTCCTTGTCCGACGAACGTATGATCACTCAAGAACAAGTACACCCTCTATTCAGAACGGTTTCTATTATTTCACCAACTGATTATATTATTACCTTAAAAGAGAGTGAATTTTATCCGAAGGGCTATGTATTTAAATCCAAGCTGTACGATAAACCCAATGCAAATGGTCAGCAAGCTGGAGGTTATTTTAGGACGTATCAAACCATTGGCATCAATGAGAAGTCTTCTGTCAAAGAGGAAGCATGGGATTTCCTTAAATTTATGTTATCTGATGAGGTGCAAGCTCCAGGAACGAGTTTTCCTTTAAATAAAAGCTTATATGAGAAGCAAAGGCAGCAACTATTAGAGGAAGGGAAGGTTACTGCTAGTCAAGAAATGGGAGCTATGAGTGGCAAAGTGTTCGAGGTAACAGCAAAGGATATTCAAGAATTAGATCAATTCATTTCTGAAGCAACCCATCCCGTTGCATTCAGACCTTCTAAGGTCGAAGAGATCATTTCAGAAGAATCCAAAGCCTATTTCAGTGGACAGAAGTCAGCCGAAGTCGTGGCGAAGTTGATTCAAAATAGGGTGACAACTTTCTTGAATGAATAA
- a CDS encoding sensor histidine kinase: MKFWQKIYLFSFLVFVIIFNAASIMVIERSHNKMLGQEINNVLSQNMSIHSSVDAIVPILRIYDSIDYEKTVLTSIANEFVAKNSDEHVYMEITNDTNQMIFSNTDFTMPTHREELDNLDIDEINYILRDIDQHTILFTSNITNINNKRYVFTYMKDVTPLYQDRLDQYGFFVRVDLAACFLYMLIMLFVSRGLTKPINQLNRTAQVIAQGGFSERVRLKSKDEIGVLARNFNDMASVVENTINELERHNQEKQRFINNFTHELKTPLTSIIGYTNFLRTTKYNEERFLDGLNIIYSEGKRLESLSFKLMDLIMLQEDHFQMEEHDMGAVIAEIEPALEMMAKEKQVLIITDCEEGKLQLDKDLIKILIFNLVDNALKASAEQQSIMLRTYWRDGRYILEVIDQGIGISKEHGDKIFEPFYMADKARTRSYNGAGLGLSICQSVASIHNAVIEVGSKENQGTTIGVIFDQIGPKGGMNS; the protein is encoded by the coding sequence ATGAAATTTTGGCAAAAAATTTATTTGTTCTCTTTTCTGGTCTTTGTAATCATCTTTAATGCGGCTTCCATTATGGTCATTGAGCGGAGCCATAACAAAATGCTTGGACAGGAAATCAATAACGTGTTAAGCCAGAATATGAGCATTCATTCCAGCGTAGATGCGATTGTTCCGATCCTTCGTATCTACGATTCTATTGATTACGAGAAAACGGTATTAACCAGTATCGCCAATGAATTTGTTGCGAAGAATAGCGACGAACATGTTTATATGGAGATTACAAACGATACGAACCAGATGATCTTCAGCAATACCGATTTCACGATGCCGACGCATCGTGAGGAATTGGATAACCTGGATATCGACGAAATTAATTACATATTGCGGGATATCGATCAGCATACGATATTATTCACATCGAACATTACGAATATTAATAATAAAAGATATGTGTTCACCTACATGAAAGACGTTACTCCCTTGTACCAGGATCGCTTGGATCAGTACGGTTTTTTCGTAAGAGTAGATTTGGCCGCATGTTTCCTCTATATGCTTATTATGCTTTTTGTGAGCAGAGGGCTGACGAAGCCGATCAATCAACTCAATCGAACGGCTCAAGTCATTGCGCAGGGGGGCTTTTCGGAACGTGTTAGGTTGAAATCAAAGGATGAAATAGGCGTATTGGCACGCAATTTTAATGATATGGCTTCGGTTGTCGAGAATACAATTAATGAGCTTGAGCGGCACAATCAAGAGAAGCAAAGGTTCATCAATAATTTTACTCATGAATTAAAAACGCCGCTCACGTCGATTATCGGATATACAAATTTCCTGAGGACGACTAAATACAACGAAGAGCGGTTTCTGGATGGGTTGAATATCATTTACTCGGAAGGCAAGCGATTAGAATCGCTTTCTTTCAAGCTAATGGATTTAATTATGCTTCAGGAGGATCATTTCCAGATGGAGGAGCATGATATGGGAGCCGTTATCGCCGAGATCGAGCCTGCATTGGAGATGATGGCCAAGGAGAAGCAGGTTTTGATCATCACGGATTGCGAAGAGGGCAAGCTACAACTAGACAAGGATTTGATCAAAATTCTGATCTTCAATCTGGTTGACAATGCGCTTAAAGCTTCAGCCGAACAACAGAGCATCATGCTCCGTACTTACTGGCGTGACGGCCGTTACATTCTTGAAGTGATTGATCAAGGCATCGGTATTAGCAAAGAGCATGGGGACAAAATTTTTGAACCGTTCTACATGGCGGATAAAGCTAGAACGAGAAGCTACAATGGGGCGGGCTTAGGTCTCTCGATATGTCAAAGCGTAGCGAGCATACATAATGCCGTCATCGAAGTGGGCAGTAAAGAGAATCAGGGAACGACGATTGGCGTTATTTTCGATCAGATAGGTCCGAAAGGCGGGATGAATTCATGA
- a CDS encoding N-acetylmuramoyl-L-alanine amidase family protein: MIRISRKQLQRRQAKFLISVFALIGMVWSIYGLSSSTVSWNRITPSAESAVLPYKNEATPSKVSQRYKIVIDAGHGGKDPGAEGVSGNREQAYTLELSMKVVDLLQKEPMFEAYMTRTDNTFVGLEDRAQIANDLDADAFVSIHGNTYTDPDVSGTETYYYADESLPFAREVHEQLAETTGFKDRGVKKEGWKVLTNSNNLAVLLEVGFLTNRSDETNMLSDMHQNRTAGAIVKGIKKYFVDRED, from the coding sequence GTGATAAGGATAAGCAGAAAACAGCTTCAACGCCGCCAAGCGAAATTTTTAATAAGTGTCTTCGCTTTGATAGGAATGGTCTGGTCGATATATGGACTATCCTCATCCACGGTTTCGTGGAATCGAATCACACCTTCGGCGGAGTCGGCAGTTTTGCCGTACAAGAATGAGGCAACGCCAAGTAAAGTATCCCAACGCTACAAAATCGTGATCGATGCGGGGCATGGGGGCAAGGATCCTGGCGCAGAAGGAGTTAGCGGTAACAGGGAGCAAGCGTACACGCTCGAGCTGTCTATGAAGGTTGTTGACTTACTTCAGAAGGAGCCGATGTTCGAGGCGTACATGACACGTACGGATAACACCTTTGTCGGTCTGGAGGATCGCGCCCAAATCGCAAACGATCTAGATGCAGATGCATTTGTCTCTATTCATGGGAATACATACACGGATCCCGACGTATCTGGCACTGAAACGTATTATTATGCAGACGAAAGCCTTCCGTTCGCACGCGAGGTGCACGAGCAACTAGCAGAAACTACAGGATTCAAGGATCGCGGTGTGAAAAAGGAAGGCTGGAAGGTACTTACGAACAGCAACAATCTCGCTGTTTTGCTGGAGGTGGGGTTCCTCACGAACCGGAGCGATGAAACGAATATGCTCAGCGATATGCACCAGAATCGAACAGCCGGAGCCATTGTGAAAGGGATTAAAAAGTATTTCGTGGATAGAGAAGATTAG
- a CDS encoding diphthine--ammonia ligase: protein MMEITGRKNGAHGHKFIASFSGGKDSVLALYKAMKMGTAVGLIVMLEEEGKRSRSHGMPPELIRAQAESIGLPVYTGAASWTDYEEVYMQLLAQAKDQGAEVLVTGDLDMPAHGCWYDKVTKNAGLKLGMPLWVMDHREAVEEFIHLGFTTIVVTVNLSLGMREDDLGRTLTFEYIQELIARGIDPCGEGGEFHTTVIDGPLFKHPIPVRKCQIVRDGDYALLPLELDQMEDMGMN, encoded by the coding sequence ATGATGGAGATTACAGGCCGGAAAAATGGCGCCCACGGGCATAAATTTATAGCTTCTTTTAGTGGAGGAAAGGACAGTGTTCTAGCTCTATACAAGGCCATGAAAATGGGAACGGCAGTTGGACTAATCGTCATGTTAGAGGAAGAAGGGAAACGTTCGAGATCCCACGGAATGCCGCCAGAACTCATACGTGCCCAAGCTGAATCTATAGGTTTACCGGTATATACCGGGGCAGCAAGTTGGACTGATTATGAAGAAGTGTATATGCAACTCTTAGCCCAAGCTAAGGATCAAGGTGCCGAGGTGTTAGTAACTGGAGACTTGGATATGCCAGCTCATGGTTGTTGGTATGACAAAGTTACGAAAAATGCGGGATTAAAGCTTGGGATGCCTCTATGGGTAATGGATCATAGAGAAGCAGTCGAGGAATTTATCCATCTTGGATTTACCACAATTGTTGTAACCGTGAATCTATCCTTAGGCATGCGAGAAGATGATTTAGGACGGACACTCACCTTTGAATATATACAAGAGCTTATAGCGCGTGGTATTGACCCCTGCGGCGAAGGTGGCGAGTTCCATACGACTGTTATAGATGGGCCGCTGTTCAAACACCCTATTCCTGTTCGTAAATGTCAGATTGTTAGGGACGGAGACTATGCACTTTTGCCATTGGAGCTAGATCAGATGGAAGATATGGGCATGAATTAA
- a CDS encoding CAP domain-containing protein, translating into MAALTLNSRLTDLAVLKSRDMRDNNYISHTSPIYGTPQQMLDRFGVSWRAYGEKIVAGQATPEEVMRVWINIPLSHHLPHRNVSLVLLLLQNSS; encoded by the coding sequence ATTGCTGCTTTAACTCTTAATTCGAGGTTAACAGATCTTGCAGTTTTGAAATCAAGAGATATGAGAGATAACAATTATATTAGCCATACATCCCCAATCTACGGTACTCCACAGCAAATGTTAGATCGGTTTGGAGTTAGCTGGCGTGCTTATGGAGAGAAAATAGTAGCGGGTCAAGCAACACCGGAGGAAGTTATGAGAGTGTGGATAAATATCCCCCTGTCCCACCACCTGCCACACCGCAATGTCTCCTTAGTTCTCCTTCTTCTTCAGAACTCTTCATGA
- a CDS encoding carbohydrate ABC transporter permease — MGIIAAMMLFPIVVTFTNSLMTEGEIDHNYNLIGKMINTAAGEKNGYVNLKLIPDWLSFGQYAGVLVRKPIFLQMFWNSVLMVTPIIVGQVLVASLAAYAFAKLRFWGRDKLFIMYLMTMLMPFQVTLVPNYIIVEKLGLMNTTSAIIVPGIFNAFGVFMLRQFILHIPSSYIEAAKMDGAGNLRVFYKIIVPLIKPGIAALIVLLFVDNWNMVEQPLIFLGDSFKQPLSLYLSRINEGDRGVAFAAAALYMAPMVLLFLYAESYFVEGIQLSGIKG, encoded by the coding sequence ATGGGGATAATCGCCGCGATGATGTTATTTCCTATTGTGGTCACATTCACAAACTCGTTGATGACGGAAGGCGAGATTGACCATAACTATAATCTCATTGGCAAGATGATCAATACCGCAGCAGGAGAGAAAAATGGATATGTTAATCTGAAGTTGATTCCCGATTGGCTGTCGTTCGGTCAATATGCGGGAGTGTTGGTTCGTAAGCCTATATTCCTCCAGATGTTCTGGAACTCTGTATTGATGGTCACACCTATCATTGTCGGGCAAGTGCTAGTCGCATCTCTAGCGGCCTATGCTTTTGCCAAGCTCCGATTCTGGGGGCGAGATAAGTTGTTTATCATGTATTTAATGACCATGCTTATGCCATTTCAAGTCACGTTGGTTCCCAATTACATTATTGTGGAGAAGCTTGGACTTATGAACACGACATCTGCGATTATTGTACCGGGAATTTTCAACGCTTTCGGTGTGTTTATGTTGAGACAGTTCATATTACATATTCCGAGTTCGTATATCGAAGCAGCCAAAATGGATGGAGCCGGAAATTTAAGGGTCTTTTATAAGATCATCGTTCCTCTCATTAAGCCTGGGATCGCAGCACTGATCGTATTGCTATTTGTTGATAATTGGAATATGGTCGAGCAGCCGCTTATTTTTCTAGGGGATTCATTCAAGCAGCCATTGTCGCTATATTTGTCACGTATCAACGAAGGAGACCGCGGGGTTGCTTTTGCTGCAGCGGCGCTATATATGGCCCCAATGGTGCTGTTGTTTTTATACGCAGAGTCCTACTTTGTTGAAGGAATTCAGCTATCGGGAATTAAAGGATAG
- a CDS encoding efflux RND transporter periplasmic adaptor subunit, with protein sequence MELQHTEQTKSGRKRMIRLLSGLFISLLIVFTLLSNTLTALTLPKVIVVETSRGQLIHMFQGSSVLKWMTEVTLTNSTGWKVKSVDVKEGEVVKKGQKLVLYDSTEAEQQILDEQASLQKLKLSMEELQSSYIEAVQSGDEMSIRSAKRVIETSKIDLGVQQRKIQKLQDHLTNNRELVAPFDGIVTQVNATDGLISSNGGADVRISNGSLGFEMLAPAGIADLLEIGEKLDVQVGGKNVKQVEGQIAEIQDTNSIDTGSVGNGTTLNSPMKNILVKVQDESLKGGDRVHMELIKPTSDDAILISNKAIHKDGNGSYIFKIEERSGPLGNTYYVRRTSIIVADSNEQVSAVTQGVFEGEQIIVESSDPLQDGDKVRMH encoded by the coding sequence ATGGAATTACAACATACAGAACAAACGAAGTCTGGACGTAAGCGAATGATTCGATTGCTTTCTGGCTTGTTTATCAGCCTCCTGATTGTATTTACATTGCTTAGCAACACGCTGACGGCTCTGACTCTACCTAAGGTTATTGTAGTAGAAACGAGTCGGGGGCAGCTTATTCATATGTTTCAAGGTAGTAGTGTATTAAAGTGGATGACAGAAGTAACGTTAACGAATAGTACGGGGTGGAAAGTTAAGAGTGTAGATGTTAAGGAAGGAGAGGTTGTGAAGAAAGGCCAGAAGCTGGTCCTATATGACAGTACAGAGGCGGAACAACAGATTCTGGACGAACAAGCGAGTCTTCAAAAGCTTAAGCTTTCAATGGAAGAACTGCAGAGCAGTTATATTGAGGCTGTACAGAGCGGAGATGAGATGAGCATACGTAGCGCTAAACGTGTAATCGAGACCAGTAAAATCGATCTGGGAGTTCAACAACGAAAAATACAAAAGTTACAGGATCATTTGACTAATAATCGTGAATTGGTTGCTCCGTTTGACGGAATCGTCACGCAAGTAAACGCAACAGATGGCCTTATTTCATCAAATGGGGGAGCGGATGTGCGTATCTCGAACGGAAGCCTTGGGTTTGAGATGTTAGCCCCTGCTGGTATAGCTGATCTGCTAGAGATAGGAGAAAAGCTTGATGTTCAAGTGGGTGGAAAGAATGTCAAACAAGTCGAAGGCCAAATTGCAGAGATCCAAGATACAAATTCCATCGACACAGGCTCCGTAGGTAATGGTACGACCTTGAATTCTCCAATGAAGAATATTCTAGTCAAGGTACAAGACGAGAGTTTGAAGGGAGGCGATCGAGTTCACATGGAGCTGATTAAACCGACATCTGATGATGCGATATTGATATCCAACAAAGCCATCCACAAAGATGGCAACGGAAGTTATATATTTAAAATCGAAGAAAGAAGTGGTCCGCTTGGCAACACATATTACGTTCGAAGAACATCCATTATCGTCGCTGATTCCAATGAGCAAGTATCAGCCGTAACCCAAGGTGTATTCGAGGGCGAACAAATCATAGTCGAGAGCAGCGACCCGCTTCAGGATGGTGACAAGGTTCGGATGCATTAA
- a CDS encoding carbohydrate ABC transporter permease has translation MEGKRIRSKLFKLLCKDWAVASLFLAPSLIGFAIFYLIPFVMGVLYSFQDSTVDGSFVGLDNYNELLASGSFRKAATNTFLFTGVSVPFIVALSLLFALLLNQKLFIRNWLQTAFVLPLVVPVASIVMMWQILFDWNGTVNLWMESMHIERIDWMKSNWSMGVLIIVYIWKNIGYNIILFLAGLQSIPKDYYETADIEGAGRFHKLIHITLVYVTPTMFFVILMSIINSFKVFRETYLIAGDYPHDRIYMLQHYMNNMFLSLDIQKLTAAATLMVGCILISVTVMLSIERRFRQFMD, from the coding sequence ATGGAGGGCAAGCGTATTCGGAGCAAGCTATTTAAGCTGCTGTGCAAGGATTGGGCGGTGGCTTCTCTCTTCTTGGCACCGAGCTTGATAGGCTTCGCCATTTTTTATCTTATTCCGTTTGTCATGGGAGTACTCTATTCTTTTCAAGATAGCACGGTGGATGGCTCTTTTGTCGGTTTGGACAATTATAATGAACTGCTCGCTAGCGGATCTTTTCGTAAAGCGGCAACAAACACATTCCTATTTACCGGTGTAAGTGTACCTTTCATCGTTGCTCTGTCCTTATTATTTGCGCTTTTGCTGAATCAAAAACTATTTATTAGGAATTGGCTGCAGACCGCTTTTGTATTGCCACTTGTTGTACCCGTCGCATCCATTGTTATGATGTGGCAAATTTTATTCGACTGGAATGGGACAGTGAATTTGTGGATGGAGAGCATGCATATAGAACGAATCGATTGGATGAAGTCAAATTGGTCTATGGGCGTGCTCATCATCGTCTATATATGGAAAAATATCGGGTACAACATCATTTTATTCTTGGCCGGACTACAAAGTATTCCTAAGGATTACTATGAAACTGCGGATATCGAAGGTGCGGGCAGATTTCATAAACTGATTCATATTACGCTAGTCTATGTGACTCCGACCATGTTCTTTGTCATTTTAATGTCCATTATTAATTCGTTCAAAGTTTTCCGTGAAACGTATCTAATCGCTGGCGATTATCCACATGATCGAATTTATATGCTGCAACATTATATGAACAATATGTTTCTATCACTCGATATTCAGAAACTGACGGCCGCTGCCACTTTGATGGTAGGCTGTATTCTAATCAGTGTGACTGTCATGCTTTCAATAGAACGCCGTTTTCGGCAATTCATGGATTAA